A single genomic interval of Longimicrobium sp. harbors:
- a CDS encoding ATP-binding protein, which produces MVRQKRFTTGTIPDTRQLLSWVYVARMTLAAAIFVAAAWAWRDAPPGTTLTATLLFVTALLVTFPSFWHTHLAGRTPGRAYLYGQVVFDVCMVAVVVHLTGGKDSSFAPLYVLAIFAGAVLLPIVGGMLIAVLACVLYFADVVWSAHELDAAVFLQIVIFGAVALVTGYLGDRLRRTGVALGEVETELRLLRLDTADILASILTGILTVNGYGRLVYMNPTAAELLDLDPRELQGQPVIAALDAAAPGLGTIIETSVRENAGVRRSQTGEGRDGMVLGVSTTVVERPEPEPPSVTAIFQDITGSRRLEALRRRAERLEAVAELSASLAHEIKNPLASIRSATEQLAGDGIDREDRSVLSNLVTRESDRLSRLLTEFIDFARVKLRASAPVRAGTIVSHAVELVRAHPDASGRAIRLECTAEATTAEVLGDEDLLHRAFLNLVLNAAQWAGPGGKVEVEADVIQSDLLSAAMSSTRALRVRVTDTGPGVPPDEVEHVFDPFFTLRPGGTGLGLALVQRAAEAHGGAVFVDEPRGDGWGATFTLYLPALDGEGTEVPSAES; this is translated from the coding sequence ATGGTCCGCCAGAAACGCTTTACCACGGGGACCATTCCGGACACGCGGCAGCTCCTGTCGTGGGTGTACGTCGCGCGGATGACGCTGGCGGCGGCCATCTTCGTGGCGGCGGCGTGGGCCTGGCGCGACGCTCCGCCGGGGACGACGCTCACGGCCACGCTCCTCTTCGTGACTGCGCTGCTCGTCACCTTCCCATCGTTCTGGCACACGCACCTGGCCGGCCGCACGCCCGGCCGCGCGTACCTGTACGGGCAGGTGGTGTTCGACGTGTGCATGGTCGCCGTCGTCGTGCACCTGACCGGTGGCAAGGACAGCAGCTTCGCGCCGCTGTACGTGCTGGCGATCTTTGCCGGGGCCGTCCTCCTCCCCATCGTGGGGGGGATGCTGATCGCGGTGCTGGCGTGCGTGCTGTACTTCGCGGACGTGGTGTGGAGCGCACACGAGCTGGACGCAGCCGTCTTCCTCCAGATCGTGATCTTTGGCGCGGTGGCGCTGGTCACCGGCTACCTGGGCGACCGGCTGCGCCGCACCGGGGTGGCGCTCGGCGAGGTGGAGACGGAGCTGCGGCTGCTGCGGCTGGACACCGCCGACATCCTGGCCAGCATCCTCACCGGCATCCTGACCGTAAACGGATACGGGCGGCTGGTGTACATGAACCCCACCGCCGCCGAGCTCCTCGACCTCGACCCGCGCGAGCTGCAGGGCCAGCCGGTGATCGCCGCGCTCGACGCGGCCGCGCCGGGGCTCGGCACCATCATCGAGACCTCCGTCCGCGAGAACGCGGGGGTGCGGCGCTCGCAGACGGGGGAGGGGAGGGACGGGATGGTGCTGGGGGTGAGCACTACGGTCGTGGAGCGCCCGGAGCCCGAACCCCCCTCGGTGACGGCGATCTTCCAGGACATCACCGGGAGCCGGCGGCTGGAGGCGCTCCGCCGCCGCGCCGAGCGACTGGAGGCGGTGGCCGAGCTGAGCGCCTCGCTGGCGCACGAGATCAAGAACCCGCTCGCCTCCATCCGCAGCGCCACCGAGCAGCTCGCCGGCGACGGAATCGACCGCGAAGATCGCAGCGTGCTGAGCAACCTGGTGACGCGCGAGTCGGACCGGCTGAGCCGCCTGCTGACGGAGTTCATCGACTTCGCGCGCGTGAAGCTCCGCGCCTCTGCCCCCGTGCGCGCGGGGACGATCGTGAGCCACGCGGTGGAGCTGGTGCGCGCCCACCCCGACGCATCGGGGCGCGCCATCCGGTTGGAGTGCACCGCCGAAGCCACCACCGCCGAGGTGCTGGGCGACGAGGACCTCCTCCACCGCGCCTTTCTCAACCTGGTGCTGAACGCCGCGCAGTGGGCGGGCCCAGGCGGCAAGGTGGAGGTGGAGGCCGACGTGATCCAATCCGACCTCCTCTCCGCGGCGATGAGCAGCACGCGGGCCCTGCGCGTGCGCGTGACCGACACCGGCCCAGGCGTCCCGCCGGACGAGGTGGAGCACGTCTTCGACCCGTTCTTCACCCTGCGCCCCGGCGGCACGGGCCTGGGCCTCGCCCTGGTGCAGCGCGCCGCGGAGGCCCACGGCGGCGCCGTCTTCGTGGACGAGCCCCGCGGCGACGGCTGGGGCGCGACGTTTACGCTCTATCTTCCGGCGCTGGACGGGGAGGGAACGGAAGTGCCAAGTGCTGAGTCCTGA
- a CDS encoding sigma-54 dependent transcriptional regulator, whose product MSDATKILVIDDETAILDTLRILLRREGFQVETAVGGQQGVARMEELRPDVVLSDVRMPNVGGLEVLLAAKELDPSLPVILMTAQASLQTAIRAVNEGAFYYIQKPFANDEMVAICRRAAESRQLKRENQALKTEIRRRDRGDSARPIGRSKRFLDVLKTAETAAPTDSTILVTGESGAGKEVIAKYIHEISGRSDGPFVSINCGALPESLLESELFGHTKGSFTGAHRDKQGLFVAAKGGTFFMDEVGEMSPATQVKLLRVLQEREVIPVGATEAVPVDVRIVAATNRDLEEEIRRGGFRSDLYYRLNVITVHLPPLRDRGEDVPLLASFFLERFAGGRGKETPRLSQEAVNALASYDWPGNVRELENALERAAVLTADGEIQVSTLPTRITERAPQPLVSAALPPNPTLEIIERAYIHWVLHSESGNKTRAAEVLGIDPSTLYRKLLRYGMDAG is encoded by the coding sequence ATGTCCGACGCCACGAAAATCCTCGTCATCGACGACGAAACGGCCATCCTCGACACCCTCCGCATCCTCCTGCGCCGGGAGGGCTTCCAGGTGGAGACCGCCGTGGGGGGGCAGCAGGGGGTGGCCCGGATGGAGGAGCTGCGCCCGGACGTGGTGCTCAGCGACGTGCGGATGCCCAACGTGGGCGGGCTTGAGGTGCTGCTGGCCGCGAAGGAGCTGGACCCGTCGCTTCCGGTGATCCTGATGACGGCGCAGGCGTCGCTCCAGACGGCGATCCGCGCGGTAAACGAGGGGGCGTTCTACTACATCCAGAAGCCCTTCGCCAACGACGAGATGGTCGCCATCTGCCGGCGGGCGGCGGAGAGCCGGCAGCTCAAGCGCGAGAACCAGGCGCTCAAGACCGAGATCCGCCGCCGCGACCGGGGCGACTCCGCGCGCCCCATCGGCCGCAGCAAGCGCTTTCTGGACGTGCTCAAGACGGCCGAGACCGCCGCCCCCACCGACTCCACCATCCTCGTGACGGGGGAGAGCGGCGCGGGCAAGGAGGTGATCGCCAAGTACATCCACGAGATCTCCGGGCGCTCGGACGGGCCGTTCGTCTCCATCAACTGCGGCGCCCTCCCCGAAAGCCTGCTGGAGAGCGAGCTCTTTGGCCACACCAAGGGCTCCTTCACCGGCGCGCACCGCGACAAGCAGGGCCTCTTCGTCGCGGCCAAGGGCGGCACGTTCTTCATGGACGAGGTGGGCGAGATGTCGCCCGCCACGCAGGTCAAGCTCCTGCGCGTCCTGCAGGAGCGCGAGGTGATCCCCGTCGGCGCGACCGAGGCGGTGCCGGTGGACGTCCGCATCGTGGCCGCTACCAATCGCGACCTGGAGGAGGAGATTCGCCGCGGCGGCTTCCGCAGCGACCTGTACTACCGCCTCAACGTCATCACCGTCCACCTCCCCCCGCTGCGCGACCGCGGCGAGGACGTGCCGCTCCTCGCCTCCTTCTTCCTGGAGCGGTTCGCGGGCGGGAGGGGGAAGGAGACGCCGCGGCTTTCGCAGGAGGCGGTCAACGCGCTGGCGTCGTACGACTGGCCGGGCAACGTCCGCGAGCTGGAGAATGCCCTGGAGCGCGCCGCCGTCCTCACCGCCGACGGCGAGATCCAGGTGTCCACGCTCCCCACGCGCATCACGGAGCGCGCCCCGCAGCCCCTCGTCTCCGCCGCCCTGCCGCCCAACCCGACGCTGGAGATCATCGAGCGCGCCTACATCCACTGGGTCCTCCACTCCGAGAGCGGCAACAAGACGCGCGCCGCCGAGGTGCTGGGGATCGATCCGTCGACGCTCTACCGGAAGCTGCTGCGGTACGGGATGGATGCGGGGTGA